In Nitrospirota bacterium, the DNA window AAGATAGAAGACAGAACACAGAACACAGGGAACAAAACACAGCATGTCATTCCGTGCTTGACACGGAATCCAGAAAAGGCATGGATTCCCGCTTAAGAACTGCGGGAATGACAGAATACGGAATACAGACAAGAATTTATTTTATAAAAGAGAATAATGGCCATAATCTCCCTGATGAAGGATATAGATTCAAAAATACCCTTGCAAGTTATATTCACATACACTTTGGAAGTGACTCTGAAATTGCACGGAATTTCCTAAATCACATAAAGGAGCAGTAATGGAAAGCATAATACTCATAGGACACGGCAGCCCCAAGAAAGATGCGAACAATATAGAAACAATGGGAAGGCTTTTGCACAGCATGATTCACCCTGCTTGCAGCAAAGGATGTGTAAGGGTTGCATATCTGCAGTTTGCAAAGCCTGAGTTATCGGATACGATTAAGGAGAGTGTTCGCAATGGAGCTAAAAAAATAATAATTCATCCCTATTTCCTTATCAGTGGAATGCATGTAACAAAAGACATCCCTGAAATGATAAAGGAAGCTGAAAGAATATATCCTGATGTTGAATTTATTTATACGGAGCCTCTCGGTATTCACGAAAAACTGGTTCAGGTAATAATGGAAAGAATAGCTTCCGCTCGCGGCTTGCTGCCTCAGGACATAGAAAAGAAGAGCTTTGAGATAATCTCAGAGGAGATTGATTTAAGCGATATTCCTCAGGAACAAGCGCCAATTATAAAGCGTGTGATACATACTACCGCTGACTTCGAATTTAAGAGGACTCTTATTTTCCATCCTGATGCCGTAACCACAGGAATAAATGCGATAAGGGCAGGCAAAAATATTCTTACCGACGTTGAAATGGTGAAAGCAGGAATAAATAAAAAACTGCTAAAAAAATGGGGCGGAGAAGTCATTTGTAAAATTCAAAACTCAAAATTCAAAACTCAAAATTCAGAAAATAAGACAAAGGCTGAGATGGGAATTGAATCAGCATTAAAAGAAAATAACAACATCGGAATTATTGCTATCGGCAATGCACCAACCGCGCTTTTGAAAATAATTGATTTACTCAATAATCCGCATTACGCATCACGCATTACGCATCACGGTCTTTTAGTTATCGGCGTTCCCGTCGGCTTCGTTAAGGCGCTTGAATCAAAGGCATTGCTCTCAGCGCAAAATTTCCCGTTTATCACTAATTTGAGCAGAAAGGGTGGAAGCCCCATAGCTGCAGCTATAGTTAATGCATTATTAAAAATAGCAGAGGGAGGTGATATTATGAGATAAACAGATTTCAAGCCTTATAGAGAATTGGGGTTAGAGGTAAGTAGTAAAAACAATGGAATTGAAAACGAGGAAAGGGGTTAAAATCCCCTGCTGTCCCGCAGCCGTGAAGGGAACGAAAACCCAATAGAAGTCACTGTGCCGATGCTTCGGCATGGGAAGACGGGTTAGTAGGTTGCCCTGAGCCGGAAGACCGTTCATTCCAAAACTT includes these proteins:
- a CDS encoding precorrin-8X methylmutase — its product is MESIILIGHGSPKKDANNIETMGRLLHSMIHPACSKGCVRVAYLQFAKPELSDTIKESVRNGAKKIIIHPYFLISGMHVTKDIPEMIKEAERIYPDVEFIYTEPLGIHEKLVQVIMERIASARGLLPQDIEKKSFEIISEEIDLSDIPQEQAPIIKRVIHTTADFEFKRTLIFHPDAVTTGINAIRAGKNILTDVEMVKAGINKKLLKKWGGEVICKIQNSKFKTQNSENKTKAEMGIESALKENNNIGIIAIGNAPTALLKIIDLLNNPHYASRITHHGLLVIGVPVGFVKALESKALLSAQNFPFITNLSRKGGSPIAAAIVNALLKIAEGGDIMR